The window tcAGTACTGGCAGATGAAGGGGCGCAGCTGGATGCAGAAGCGGCTTCGCCAGAGCCCatctggggacaaggacagtgTCAGGGTCATGGGTGgttcccagagccccccagtgcCCTGCAACCACTTTCAGTGCTCCCTGTATCCCCCCCTTGGCTCCCCCAGTGCCCTGGAACTCCTCCCAGTgcccctcccagtgccctcgGTGCTCGCCTCAGTTCACTCAGTGCCCTGTAGCCCCCTGTCCATAGTACCCTCCCAGTGTTCCTGCAACGCCCCAGTAACCTgtgctcccctccccagcaccccccaAGCCTGGACACAGTGGGTGGGTGGCCTTACCTCGGATGCTGAGGGTGGTGCAGGTGGTGACAACGTGAAAGGGCTGGCTGGGCGCCCAGTTCGCGTAGTTCCAGGGGCTGGAGTCCTCCCAGCAGGACTCCCACTTCCCTGTCTGTTGTGCTAACACTTCAGTCCCCAGTGACAGCCCCCACCACCCCTACCCAGCCCCTCGACCCCAAaaaccagccccagcagccaatACCCAGCCCCTCGTTCCTCAAAACCCAGCCTCCCACACCCAGGCTCATCCCCCACAAAGCAGCCCAgcaccccagccccagcccctcacgCTCTAAAGCAGCCCACAGCTGACCTCCTGgccagcacccagcacctcTTTGGCAGCCCCTTGCCCCAGTGTGTCCTCACCTTGTAGCTGGTGACAGCTCCAATCCAGGGTGAGATGAAGATCTTGTAGGTTTGTGCCagtttctgcagctcctggttgCGGGCACTGCTGTGCACTGAGGCCAGCTGGCCCTGGTACACCTTCTGGCAGTATTGCTGTGGGACAGACACGGGCTGGCACCAGGCACTCACCTGGGCCCACGGGCAcctctgggcagtgctgccatGGCACAAGCATGGCCTGGAATCCTGGTGCCCCCTGCACCCCCCTGTGCCCCATGTCCCCTCACCTGGGCGCCCGAATAGGTGCGCAGCTTCTTCACCACGACGTACCGCAGATGGGGGGTTTCACCAGTGGGGACCCCCTGGAGCTGgcggggggctgcagggcagagtgGGGGGACTGGGGGTCCCTCTACcacccagcaccagccccaggcATGTGGCGTCAGTGGTCATAGCACTGGGAGCGGGCAGGGGTGTGGGGGACACTCACTGGAGCAGGGGGACGCTCACCAGGGTggctggcagggacagtgcCCAGGAGGGCCAGAGcgagcagcaggcagggccacATGGCAGTGGGACACGCAGGCACACTGAGGACACCACCACCAACCTCTGGAGATGCCGCAGTCCTGTCACCCTTGGTCACCCCCCACCATGGTCCAGAGCCCCTCTACCACCCTTGGGTAACAATCTGTTCTCTCTGTGGCCCTTCTTCCATTCCCCATGTCCCCACTGTCCTGCCACCACCTTGTGTTGCTCACCCcatcctgcccctctgtgccccacATCCCCATTGTCCCTCCACCACCCTCTGTGCCACTCCCATGTACTCCTAGCATCCCAGAGATCCCCTTGTCCCCCTGATACCCTCATCCCAGCCTCGAGGATGCCCACTCCTGGTCCCCACACCAGCAGCCAAGGGCTGAGCCCACTCTGATgttccctgtccttgtccctgtccccatccccgcTCCTCACCTGGGGGCTGAGGGGGGCTCTGCCCATTGTTGCTCTTATAGGGGTGACATGGCCACATGTCACCACCACAGCCTTGCgccacccagcctggccctggggacaccatGAGGACAttggggtgacactggggggGTTGGGGGGAAAGGAGTCCCTGCCCACAGTGGGACACACATGGACCCCAGGGAGGGGGGCCTGCAGGGTGGGGGATGCACGGGGGTGCCCCAGGCAGAATGTGGGTGCTGGGGGGGTGAAAGGGCTGGGAGTGCACGGGTGGGGGCTGATCCAGTCTGAGGGGTGCAAGGCGGGTGTATGGGGTGCAGCATGTCCTGGGGTGGGGGTGCTGGGAGTACGGAGGGGATGTTGGGGTGCTGATACCATCTCCCGCCAGCCATGCTTGCCCAAGGGCCATTTCCTTCCCAACGACCAGGGCCCCCAGGGTCTGGCCTGGCCGTTTGCCCACAGACCACCTCGAGTCCTACCCCAAAGCCTGCCATGCCCCTGACCAGCCCCTGGGCCTGCAgctgagcacccacagcccccctgaGGACTCTGCACTCCAATGCTCATCCCCATGCCCTGTGCACCCCTGCACCCCAACCTCTCCAGCCCCAGTACCCCAACCTCCCCGAGCCCCTGTACTGACAACCTGCACCCCAaaccaccacagccccctccccacaccaTGCATCCCAAACCACCACAGCCCCCCCTTCATGCCCTTGCATCCCCTCCCCTGGACGCCAGGcactggctgggcagggtgctggcagagcccccCCGGGGTGTCCCTCACTGTGTCCCCAGCAGTTGGTGGTTTGGGGGTGTCACAAGGCTGTGGTTGGGGAcatgtgtccctgtcaccaatATAAGGGCGGCAGTGGGCAAAGCCCCCCATGACCCAGGTGAggagcagagacagggacaTGGGGGTGGGCTCAGCCCTCAGCTGCCAGGGTTGGGGGTTCCTGAGTCTGgccctggggggctctggggtgcagGGGTGGAGGGAGCATGGTGGGGGATAGAATGGCACAGGATGCCTGGGGCATGGAGTGACCCAAGGGTTGGAAGTGATGAACTGGGCACAGGAGGTGGTGGGTACAGGAGGGCTGGGGTCTGtaggggtggcactggggacagggcacagggtgGCACTTGGGATGGTGGAGGGACAGTGGGGGTATGGGGGTGGTTCtgaggggacatggggaggaCAGGGTGATGCGGGGGCTGGCAGACGGCTTgtgggggtgtccccagggtggccAAGGGTGATGGGGCTCTGGGATCTCCCAAGGGTGCTAgtggtgtccccagtgtccctgtgccatgTGGCCCTGCCTGCTGattgccctggccctgctgggcacAGTTCCCATCAGCCGCTCTGGTGAGTACCACCCACACCCCCACCTGCCCACAGAGACATCGTGGGGACACCCCCGATACCAGGGTGACCCAGCTGATGCTTTCAGCCCTTTCCAGCCCTGTggtggaggatgaggaggatatgacagggctggaggtgcctgAGGAGTACAGTAAGTGCCTGGGGGCCAGTGACAAGCAGGCACTTGGTGTCCCCAGCATGCCCGGCACCGCCACCTGCCGCTACGTTGTCATCTCCCGCTGCCGAAGCTTCCACCATGCGcaggtggggtggggtgggttGGGTGGGGAGCTGGGGTGTGGACACCAGTGCCCCCCATGACAGCCGTGTTCCTGCAGCACATCTGTGCCCGACGCTTCCACGGTCGCTTGGCCTCGATCCACGACTCCCGCACCAacaccttcctgctgctcctggcgcGCCAGCAGTGCAGGGCCGGCCAGGTCTGGATCGGTGCCGTCAGCCAGCCCGCTGTAAGCACCCCTGCCATGCGCCCACCACCCTGGCCTCGGGGCACCCTGTCtcctcccagtgtccccagtgtctaccctgggtgtcccagccctgtcccacgATTCCCAGTGCACAACctgatcccattcccagtgtTCTCAGTGCCcaccagggtgctccagccttgTCCCAGTACCCCTAGTGCCCACACTGGATGTCCCATTCCCATCCCGCTGTCCCCAATGCCCCCAGTACCCTTTCTCCCCTGGCAGATTCCAATCCCAAGCTGCCACTGGACGGACCATAGCCCCTGGAACTACAGCCGGTGGGTGCCGGGGCACCCCCTGCCCGGCCGCCGCTTCTGCACCGCCCTCTGCACCAACAGTCAGTGCGGGCCTAGGGGAGGGCTccaggggggctctgggcaggcCCTGCCCATGATGGGGGGAGGCTGCTGAGGGGCTCGGGAtggggaggtgacactggggggCTGGTATAAGGTATCTGGGGGGCTatccctgggagctggagggggTCTAGGGCTGATCCACTCTCTTCTCTCCCCAGATGGGCTCTGGAGGAGTGTGCGCTGCAAGAGCCGGCTGCCCTTCATCTGCGAGATATGAGGGGCTCAGCGCCCCCGGGTGCCCCCAGGCCTCCCTTAATGCTGTTCCCCCatggggggctgcagcccctccctcaAAATACAATAAAGTCTTGGTGTCAGCACCCACTTGGTGTTTGGGCAAGGCCAGAGAGCCTGGCTGGGTGCacccagggtgggcacaggggggTTCTGGAAGTGTCCCTTGtttcctgcacagctcctgagtGGGCAACGGCATTTGCAGGGTCTCTGTgatccctgcccacagcccaggaGAAAAGCCAGGACTCTCTGAACTGACCAGTGAGGTTTTATTGTCTGTGGTAGCGGCACCACGAGCCGGACCCGTTGCCCTGTGTCCGGGGCCATACATGAGCAGGGGGGGACGGGAAGGGTGGGCTCgtgcccacccccagccccttgGGGACCAAGGGCATGGGGTACAAtgggggggtggggaggaggtgTGGAGAAGACAGGGACCCTGCGAGCTCGTACAAAGTGCataggtgtgtgtgtgtgtgtccccatgGGAGCAGACAGTGGGCCATCAGCTCAGCGTCGGGGAGCAAGCCTGGAAGTGACACATGAGTGAGGGGGTGAGGACCCTGCAGGGTCCCCCCAGGGGTGACCCAACCGGGGGGgacccagccagagcagagaggaggcaggGGGCTACCCCCAGCAGTGCAGACATGGGGAAGCTCGTGCTGGGGGGtgtgtgcccagcactgcctcaaATCCCACACTCACCCCGCTCAAGGCTTCTTCCTTTTCAGCTTCAGCGCCTGCAGCCAGTGCGGGGGAGATGCCTCAGATCTGGGGTATTGGTGGAGTTTCAGCATGAGCCCCCCAGAACCAGTCCCAGGACCCAGACTGATCCCCTCAGCCCCCCTTTTGCCTCCATGATGATCCCGGCCCCAAACTCACCCTCCTGAGGATTTCTCTGGCTTGGGGGGCAAGGTCGGCGGTTTCCCACTCACACCAGGGATCTTGCAGGACTTGGAGCGCTGCACATGGGGGTCTTTAGGAGGGGTCCCCTTGCTGTCCCCTGATGATGTCCCCTCCTCGGCCGAGCGGTTGCGACCCCTCAGCTTGGCCTGGGGACAGAGAAAGAACTCAGGGAGAAACACAGTGCTCtgccccccaaatcccctcacTGCCTCCTCCCGGTCTTTAGCCAGgccccagccccaccctgcctcagtttccctgcatTCCACCCTCCCCTCTACCCCGCAGCCAGGAGTCCAAGGGACTCACCTTGATAGCAGAGGCGCTGAGGCCGGGAAAGAGCGGCACCTTGACTGCCCTGCCCGAGGGTGAGCCGCGCATCCGCCGGCTCCggggctcctctgctgcctcctcgTCGGAGGAtgctgccggggctgcccggggctctgtggggacacagggacagtgtCACCACGAGTGTGGCAGGACAGACACCCTGCTCCTATCCCCATCCCCACTGGGCTCACCTGTGGAGTCCCGGAAGATCCAGCTCTCCCCGTCGGTGGCGCTGGGGCGCAGGGATGGCGCCCGGTGCTGGCGCTTGCGGCCCAGGTTGGCCTTGCAGCGCAACACACTGCtgtccaggagctctgtgtcctgctgagCCCAGGGGACAGGTCAGAGCTGGCATAGGGagcccagggaccccccagcccagccagcacacccacagcctctacagcagtgctgggggccCTCAATCCATGGCTGTCCCTGAGGGTCAGAGAGCCCCATTGACAGACACAACCTGTGACAGACAGGCAGTCCCAGACCATATGGGGTGATTGGAACCTCCCCATTTCCACTTACCTCCAGAAGTGGAaattcctgcccctgctccatgGAGCCCTCGGCCTGGGAGGTAACCAGAGAGCGCCGCTGCTCCCcccagctggaggagctctcCCCATCCGGGTGGTCTGAGGGCTGCTCCTCACTTCCTGTGCCCGCTGAGATCCCAccagcagcctctggcagcagagcgggggccctggggctctgtggggcagcagctggctcAGAGGGATTCCTCTCCTCCTCGAAGGAGCCGGGTGACTCACTCCGGGGGGGCTCCATAGCCGGGGAATCAGCTGGAATGTCACCCATCGAAGGGCTGGAGGCTGACCTGCTTGGGAGACAAAATCTCGGAGTTGCTCTAGCTCCAGATAACACAAGCcctccaaacccctccatttgCCTCCGGAGACGCTACTCCCTTCCTGCCACCAGCCGTGCCCTCCTTACCCGTGCTCTGCAGCGGTGTCtcctcccaggctctgctcccccgCACCAAGGTCCCGGCTGCGggcggcacagcgggcactgAAGGCACTCGCCCACTCCTGGCGCCTGGCCTCAGCATCCTGTGGGTCCCCACTCCAGCTGTCCAGGTCCTGGCTCCAGCGGCCACTGCCCATGTCCAAAGAGAGATCCCTGTGCaagcctgcctggggctgtggcaggatcCTGGACACGGAGCCATCCGaggctctggcactgcaggggtCTGACACCCGCTGTGTCCCCATGACACTGAACTGGTTCTGGCACtcagctgctccaagctcctcagcccagtccctgctgctggagctgtcttGCTGGTGGGCACTGGCCCAGGTGGGCTCCTGGGTTGGGGAATCGGggtggtgggagcagggcaTGTCCTCCTCACCAACCGTGACCAGCCCAGTCTGCCCGACGCTGCCCTCACCGGGccagctcagctgagctgggatcagctcctgctcttcctccctgggggtgacagagctgtgctgcccatCCTGGGCTGCTCCACTGGGGCTCAACTCTCTGTCCTGGGCCTCCACATTCCTGGTGCTGGATCTGTCATCCCAGACATCTCTGCTGGGGCTGAACAACAAATCCTCATTCCAGGTCTCCGGGTTCCCAGTGCTGTGCCTGCcatccctggctgctctgctggatgTGAATTCATTGTCCTGGGTTTCGAGGTCCCGGATGCTGGATCTGTCACCCCAAGCTCCTCTGCTTGGGCTGAGCTCATCCTGGGTCTCCAGGTCCCTGGTGCTGCATTCACTGGTTTCAGCCAGCCTGCTAGGGCTGAATTCCCAGTCTTGCttctctgcatccctgctgctggatcTGTCATCCCAGGCTGGCCTGCTGGGGCTGAATTCCCAGTCCTgcttctctgtgtccctgctgctggatcTGTCATCCCAGGCTGGCCTGCTGGGGCTGAATTCCCGGTCCTGgctctctgtgtccctgctgctggatcTGTCATCCCAGGCTGGCCTGCTGGGGCTGAATTCCTGGTCCTgcttctctgtgtccctgctgctggatcTGTCATCCCAGGCTGGCCTGCTGGGGCTGAATTCCTGGTCCTgcttctctgtgtccctgctgctggatcTGTCATCCCAGGCTGGCCTGCTGGGGCTGAATTCCTGGTCCTgcttctctgtgtccctgctgctggaccTGTCATCCCAGGCTGGCCTGCTGGGGCTGAATTCCCGGTCCTGgctctctgtgtccctgctgctggatcTGTCATCCCAGGCTGGCCTGCTGGGACTGAACTTCTGGTCCTCGCTTTCCATTTCCCTGTATTCACCAGTCCAGGCTGGTCTACTGGGACTGAACTCCCTGTCCTGGCTTTCCATGTCCCTGATTTGACCAGTCCAGGCCGGCCGGCTGGGGCTGAACTCCCTGTCCTGTCTTTCTGTGTCTCTGTATTCCTGAGTCCAGGCTGGCCGGCTGGGGCTGAACTCCCTGTCCTGGCTCTCCATGTCCCTCGAGTTATACCTGCTGTTCCAGGCTGGCTGGCTGGGGCCGTGCTCCTTCTCTGGGCTCCCAGCATCGCCAGTGCTGGATCTGCCAGCCCAACCCAGCGTTAAATTCTCGTCCTTGCTCCCAGCACCCTGGCTGCTGTATTTACTGGCCCAGTCTGAGGTGAGCTCCCTGTCCTTCATCTCGGTGTCCCTGTCGCTGTACCCGCCCGCCCAGGCGGGCTGTCCGGAGCGCGGCTCCTTGTCCTGCTGCCGGATATGTCCTGTGCCAAGGCCGCTGCCCCAGCCAGCCTGTCCAGAGCCAAGCTCCTCCGTGCTGCCATAGCCCTGGCCCCacttggctgtgctggcactgaaaTCTGGATCCTGCGGGCAGCTCTTCCCAGTGCCAAGGGAGGGGGACCAGTCGCTGCAGCCCAGCTTTGTGTCCCCCATCAGCTCTGTTGCTCTGTAGTCACCGCTCCAGCTCTCCCGGGCAGTGCTGTCCTTGTCGCTGCTGGTGCTGTCCCAGCTGGATTTGGTCCCAAATTCCTGATCCTGCTTGGTCTCTACAGGCCAGTCTCTCTCCCTGGACACACCTGGGTGGCTCCAGTTAAAGGTGCTGTCCTGGCGAGGGCGGCCAATGCCGAACTCACTGCACAGGTCCTTCTGTGACCAGCCCAGCAGGTTCTggtgggaaaagggggagaggagtTAGAGAGGGCAAGGAGGttaggaagaggagaggagttTGAGGGGGGCGCAACCCTGGCTCCCACAGCAGCGGACCTGGGAGGGGGGCAATACCTTGTGGATACAGCACAGCGGGGCCCATCCCAAGGGGGGGCAGACCCCACCacctgccccacagcactgctcagccaCCCACCCGCCAatcctgtcccatcccactgctcagggcaggagcaggccaAAGACCTTGGCACgctgctgcttgtgctgccCAGGATAAAACAAAGGAAGACAAGGGAACAGTCACCTTCTAAAGGCAGGGCATTCATGGCCAGGTTAAGGCTGAGATCTTACCATTAATTAAGAGATAaaagggcagggaggagcccAGCCCACACTGACCCCACAGAGCCCCCCACAACTCTCACCTCTGGAGAGCCGTGGACCCCAGGTGATGCCAACAGCTCTGTCAGCCAGCCTGGGTCAGCGTGGGGGTCGGGGTCCTGTGAGGGTCCTTCAGCCTGGCCTGGGCCCCCCGGACCCTGCAGGCTCTTGGGGCCATCACCTGCCCAGGCAGAgtcagctggagcagctggatcTGTGGCTGGATCCAGAGGGGCAGCTGTggtgaggctgggctgggtgggggacTCAGCTGGGTCCTGGCCAGGTTTTGTCTCATGAAGTGGGGAGAGGGACATGGGAgcatcctgctctgcctccctttccttttcctcctcctccaccccgCCCTCAGCCTCTTGCTGGGCCACGGGACCCCCTGGGCATGGAGccccctctgcctgctggcagTCAGGTCCTTCAGACCTGCTGTCCTTTGGAGGGCTGGTGGCCACAGCCTCCCCATCTGACTCCCCCTCTTCGGAGAGCCCTGAGTCAGGTGTCTCCCGGATGGGGGAGCGGGGAGGGAAGGCTGGCAAGCGTGGCCCCCGCGACGGGAATGTCCACTCGAAGGACTGGGAAAGGCTCCAGCCGGACTcgctgcccagggagggctctgACAGGAGGTCtccgggccggggcagggcacTCAGCGagccccccagctcccccaggccctgccctgtGGGCGGGGGCCGCAGCACCCCCTCTGAGGAGCGCCGGAGCCCCACATCCCGGGGAGGGGGATTGAAATCAGGACCCTCATGGGACCGGGCGGACACTGTGGAGTCATCAGGTCCctctggggagcctgggggaCAGGAGGCTTTGGCAAGTGCTGGACTGCGGGGGCCCGGGTACTCAGCAGCAGCCTCGGGGGAGCCAGGAGGGCAGGTGACCCGTGGGGGCAGTTCAGGAGTGCCAggggggctggcagtgccaggggatcCCTCCCCTGGAGTgtgcggggagccgggggaaCGGGAGACTCTGAGCTGGGGCTCGGTGGATGAGGGAGCGCCTGGGGCCTGGATGGAGGTGACAGGGACCTCGACTGGAGGTTGAGGGGGGGATTTGGGAGAACCAGGGGGCAGTGTGGGGGAGTCAGGGGCCAGGAGCTCAGGGGGGGCATCAGgggagccaggggctggggcagagggctCAGCAGGCTGGAAAGGAGCTCCTGGGGCCGGGGGTGGGCAGGTGGGGGGCCTTGGGGAGCCTGGAGGTCCGAGAGCACCCAGCTGTAGAGTGGAAAGCTGTGGAAAAAGCCAGCAGGGAGTCATGTCACTCAACAGGCACCTCCAAACATCATCCATCCCAAAGCCAGCCTCCCAAACCTCTGGAGGgtccctccctccagccctgctcccctccctgcacccgGGGCAGGAAGTGCCCATGCTGCATGCCAGAAccaggctgctcctgtgtgACTCAGCCAGGGCGGCTCCTggcaccccagccctgctccctgcccggccccctgctgcccccagagcGCCTGGACAGATGGAGAgaagaaatgaagcagaaagaaGTCAGAACCCCTAGCACaggcccctgccctgcctgtggctggaatccctctgcccagcactgccagtaTTTGTCCCCTTGCTGGGGTGATCTGGTGCCCAGGCTGCCACCAGCAGTGTCACCACGGCCCGGTGTCCCGGTCACCGCCCTGAGCAAGCACGGCACGGGGAAAGGGGCTGGCGGGGTGCCCGCAGGGCCTGCCCTGCCACATACCTGCCGGGTCACCAAACCCCAGCTGGTGACTcatggctgctccctgcccacgCCTGGCACCGGTGTTGGCACACGTCACC is drawn from Prinia subflava isolate CZ2003 ecotype Zambia chromosome 5, Cam_Psub_1.2, whole genome shotgun sequence and contains these coding sequences:
- the TNKS1BP1 gene encoding 182 kDa tankyrase-1-binding protein isoform X4, producing MASQPQPLHPAVPCSSPASPGGAGLAGSPDKGSVRPKPPVRPKPRVLPKPAVPAKPPVPPPAPGPRHPRPELPSAEKMNRLAGPQPYSGAGAGGPLRRPSFTVRSPETHNGKGISSPLVTGTEEEASPAPPTPSRKGPAPFKVTPVPVAARPERFPGTTVEEILAKMDSREGPGSPDRAWLSPLCTDPSSRFGSKTFAAFRRRPGGEADGDPASEAPQTPRPAAGELGRGADGHPVAEMSSPPAGPSCAGDPRGRRRPPSPPDLSTLQLGALGPPGSPRPPTCPPPAPGAPFQPAEPSAPAPGSPDAPPELLAPDSPTLPPGSPKSPPQPPVEVPVTSIQAPGAPSSTEPQLRVSRSPGSPHTPGEGSPGTASPPGTPELPPRVTCPPGSPEAAAEYPGPRSPALAKASCPPGSPEGPDDSTVSARSHEGPDFNPPPRDVGLRRSSEGVLRPPPTGQGLGELGGSLSALPRPGDLLSEPSLGSESGWSLSQSFEWTFPSRGPRLPAFPPRSPIRETPDSGLSEEGESDGEAVATSPPKDSRSEGPDCQQAEGAPCPGGPVAQQEAEGGVEEEEKEREAEQDAPMSLSPLHETKPGQDPAESPTQPSLTTAAPLDPATDPAAPADSAWAGDGPKSLQGPGGPGQAEGPSQDPDPHADPGWLTELLASPGVHGSPENLLGWSQKDLCSEFGIGRPRQDSTFNWSHPGVSRERDWPVETKQDQEFGTKSSWDSTSSDKDSTARESWSGDYRATELMGDTKLGCSDWSPSLGTGKSCPQDPDFSASTAKWGQGYGSTEELGSGQAGWGSGLGTGHIRQQDKEPRSGQPAWAGGYSDRDTEMKDRELTSDWASKYSSQGAGSKDENLTLGWAGRSSTGDAGSPEKEHGPSQPAWNSRYNSRDMESQDREFSPSRPAWTQEYRDTERQDREFSPSRPAWTGQIRDMESQDREFSPSRPAWTGEYREMESEDQKFSPSRPAWDDRSSSRDTESQDREFSPSRPAWDDRSSSRDTEKQDQEFSPSRPAWDDRSSSRDTEKQDQEFSPSRPAWDDRSSSRDTEKQDQEFSPSRPAWDDRSSSRDTESQDREFSPSRPAWDDRSSSRDTEKQDWEFSPSRPAWDDRSSSRDAEKQDWEFSPSRLAETSECSTRDLETQDELSPSRGAWGDRSSIRDLETQDNEFTSSRAARDGRHSTGNPETWNEDLLFSPSRDVWDDRSSTRNVEAQDRELSPSGAAQDGQHSSVTPREEEQELIPAQLSWPGEGSVGQTGLVTVGEEDMPCSHHPDSPTQEPTWASAHQQDSSSSRDWAEELGAAECQNQFSVMGTQRVSDPCSARASDGSVSRILPQPQAGLHRDLSLDMGSGRWSQDLDSWSGDPQDAEARRQEWASAFSARCAARSRDLGAGEQSLGGDTAAEHGRSASSPSMGDIPADSPAMEPPRSESPGSFEEERNPSEPAAAPQSPRAPALLPEAAGGISAGTGSEEQPSDHPDGESSSSWGEQRRSLVTSQAEGSMEQGQEFPLLEQDTELLDSSVLRCKANLGRKRQHRAPSLRPSATDGESWIFRDSTEPRAAPAASSDEEAAEEPRSRRMRGSPSGRAVKVPLFPGLSASAIKAKLRGRNRSAEEGTSSGDSKGTPPKDPHVQRSKSCKIPGVSGKPPTLPPKPEKSSGGSEASPPHWLQALKLKRKKP
- the TNKS1BP1 gene encoding 182 kDa tankyrase-1-binding protein isoform X3 — protein: MASQPQPLHPAVPCSSPASPGGAGLAGSPDKGSVRPKPPVRPKPRVLPKPAVPAKPPVPPPAPGPRHPRPELPSAEKMNRLAGPQPYSGAGAGGPLRRPSFTVRSPETHNGKGISSPLVTGTEEEASPAPPTPSRKGPAPFKVTPVPVAARPERFPGTTVEEILAKMDSREGPGSPDRAWLSPLCTDPSSRFGSKTFAAFRRRPGGEADGDPASEAPQTPRPAAGELGRGADGHPVAEMSSSPPAGPSCAGDPRGRRRPPSPPDLSTLQLGALGPPGSPRPPTCPPPAPGAPFQPAEPSAPAPGSPDAPPELLAPDSPTLPPGSPKSPPQPPVEVPVTSIQAPGAPSSTEPQLRVSRSPGSPHTPGEGSPGTASPPGTPELPPRVTCPPGSPEAAAEYPGPRSPALAKASCPPGSPEGPDDSTVSARSHEGPDFNPPPRDVGLRRSSEGVLRPPPTGQGLGELGGSLSALPRPGDLLSEPSLGSESGWSLSQSFEWTFPSRGPRLPAFPPRSPIRETPDSGLSEEGESDGEAVATSPPKDSRSEGPDCQQAEGAPCPGGPVAQQEAEGGVEEEEKEREAEQDAPMSLSPLHETKPGQDPAESPTQPSLTTAAPLDPATDPAAPADSAWAGDGPKSLQGPGGPGQAEGPSQDPDPHADPGWLTELLASPGVHGSPENLLGWSQKDLCSEFGIGRPRQDSTFNWSHPGVSRERDWPVETKQDQEFGTKSSWDSTSSDKDSTARESWSGDYRATELMGDTKLGCSDWSPSLGTGKSCPQDPDFSASTAKWGQGYGSTEELGSGQAGWGSGLGTGHIRQQDKEPRSGQPAWAGGYSDRDTEMKDRELTSDWASKYSSQGAGSKDENLTLGWAGRSSTGDAGSPEKEHGPSQPAWNSRYNSRDMESQDREFSPSRPAWTQEYRDTERQDREFSPSRPAWTGQIRDMESQDREFSPSRPAWTGEYREMESEDQKFSPSRPAWDDRSSSRDTESQDREFSPSRPAWDDRSSSRDTEKQDQEFSPSRPAWDDRSSSRDTEKQDQEFSPSRPAWDDRSSSRDTEKQDQEFSPSRPAWDDRSSSRDTESQDREFSPSRPAWDDRSSSRDTEKQDWEFSPSRPAWDDRSSSRDAEKQDWEFSPSRLAETSECSTRDLETQDELSPSRGAWGDRSSIRDLETQDNEFTSSRAARDGRHSTGNPETWNEDLLFSPSRDVWDDRSSTRNVEAQDRELSPSGAAQDGQHSSVTPREEEQELIPAQLSWPGEGSVGQTGLVTVGEEDMPCSHHPDSPTQEPTWASAHQQDSSSSRDWAEELGAAECQNQFSVMGTQRVSDPCSARASDGSVSRILPQPQAGLHRDLSLDMGSGRWSQDLDSWSGDPQDAEARRQEWASAFSARCAARSRDLGAGEQSLGGDTAAEHGSASSPSMGDIPADSPAMEPPRSESPGSFEEERNPSEPAAAPQSPRAPALLPEAAGGISAGTGSEEQPSDHPDGESSSSWGEQRRSLVTSQAEGSMEQGQEFPLLEQDTELLDSSVLRCKANLGRKRQHRAPSLRPSATDGESWIFRDSTEPRAAPAASSDEEAAEEPRSRRMRGSPSGRAVKVPLFPGLSASAIKAKLRGRNRSAEEGTSSGDSKGTPPKDPHVQRSKSCKIPGVSGKPPTLPPKPEKSSGGSEASPPHWLQALKLKRKKP